Proteins encoded together in one Chitinophaga sp. LS1 window:
- a CDS encoding response regulator → MPNILAISNNNDILSSIVDILKLADYNVWEADNGKDGIIKARNLHPDLIVCALDSDIIDGYVVLKIIREHEALSFIPFIFVTEDDTPRNVRMGMNLGADDYITKPFSPSELLSALECRLKKAFKQQKYHIGHVATGVNESENSILPFSMSSFIGNRNSRYFRDRQKIYEEGEIPLNLYFIIKGRVKTFKSVEYRREFITGLQGEGDFLGHIALLNGGNYNESAEAIGDVILAIIPVSNFEEIISVSSHARRYFIQLLVRNLEKKEAQLLSIAFDSLRKRIADVLLDLNKVFNYDGIKFSRSNLAALVGVPKESFVRMLSEMRDERIVEIRDGIIYIIDNDKLLALQNDRRDNI, encoded by the coding sequence ATGCCCAACATTCTTGCCATTAGCAATAATAATGACATTCTTAGTTCCATTGTAGATATTTTAAAATTGGCTGATTATAATGTTTGGGAGGCCGATAATGGCAAGGACGGAATTATAAAAGCAAGGAATTTGCATCCAGACCTGATTGTTTGTGCCCTGGATTCTGATATAATTGATGGCTACGTTGTGTTAAAAATTATAAGGGAACATGAGGCGTTAAGTTTCATTCCATTTATTTTTGTTACTGAAGATGATACTCCGAGGAATGTCAGGATGGGTATGAATTTGGGTGCAGATGATTATATAACTAAACCTTTTAGTCCTTCTGAATTGCTTAGTGCTTTGGAATGCCGCCTTAAAAAAGCTTTCAAACAACAAAAGTATCATATCGGACACGTAGCTACTGGAGTCAACGAGTCTGAAAATAGTATTTTGCCCTTTTCCATGTCTTCCTTTATTGGAAATCGTAATAGCCGTTATTTTAGAGATAGGCAAAAAATATATGAGGAAGGCGAAATTCCTCTTAACCTTTACTTTATAATAAAGGGGAGGGTAAAAACTTTTAAATCCGTTGAATATCGAAGAGAATTTATTACAGGGCTACAAGGGGAAGGTGATTTTCTTGGTCATATCGCTTTATTAAACGGAGGAAATTATAATGAAAGTGCTGAAGCCATTGGTGATGTTATATTGGCAATTATACCTGTGTCGAATTTTGAGGAGATTATCTCGGTCAGTAGTCATGCACGTCGATATTTTATTCAATTGCTAGTCCGGAATTTAGAAAAAAAGGAAGCACAGTTACTTAGTATTGCTTTCGATTCACTTCGTAAAAGGATTGCTGACGTTTTATTAGATCTGAATAAAGTATTTAATTATGATGGTATTAAATTTAGCAGGAGTAACCTGGCTGCATTGGTAGGAGTGCCAAAAGAATCCTTTGTTCGTATGTTGTCCGAAATGCGCGATGAACGCATTGTTGAAATCAGAGATGGTATCATTTATATAATTGATAATGATAAATTATTAGCGTTGCAAAATGATCGTCGAGATAATATTTAG
- a CDS encoding aldo/keto reductase, with product MEKQHTDSYKVMNITLNNGIKMPLLGFGTYLLRDGLECEHSVLNALNIGYRLIDTAAAYYNEESVGRAIKKSNVKREEIFVTTKFLPADPGDEKSKRAFETSLKKLGLDYIDLYLIHIPQGDVNSCWTAMEELYKEGKVRAIGVSNFNMNQIQNLLTQHSVIPAVNQVETHPFSQKTEMQKALKSQGIQLESWAPFAQGKNNLFNNELLKALSSKYNKSIAQVVLRWLIQKEVVVIPKSANMKRINENFNVFDFELSSDDMTTIKSLDKGSGLIYHV from the coding sequence ATGGAAAAACAGCATACCGATAGTTATAAAGTGATGAACATAACATTAAATAACGGCATAAAAATGCCGCTGCTCGGTTTTGGCACTTACTTGCTTCGAGACGGTTTAGAGTGTGAGCATTCTGTACTAAATGCTTTAAATATTGGCTACAGACTGATCGACACAGCTGCAGCATACTATAATGAGGAATCGGTGGGCAGAGCGATTAAAAAAAGTAATGTCAAACGAGAAGAAATCTTTGTGACCACAAAATTTTTGCCAGCGGATCCCGGGGATGAAAAATCAAAGCGCGCCTTTGAAACATCACTAAAAAAATTGGGTCTTGACTATATTGATCTGTACTTGATTCATATCCCGCAGGGAGACGTAAATTCCTGCTGGACAGCAATGGAAGAATTATATAAAGAAGGTAAAGTAAGAGCTATAGGTGTAAGTAATTTCAATATGAATCAGATTCAGAATTTACTTACGCAGCATAGTGTGATACCAGCAGTCAATCAAGTGGAGACACATCCATTTTCCCAAAAAACAGAAATGCAGAAAGCTTTGAAATCTCAAGGCATCCAGTTGGAGTCATGGGCTCCCTTTGCTCAGGGTAAAAACAATCTTTTTAATAATGAACTTTTAAAAGCGCTTTCAAGCAAATATAATAAGAGTATTGCCCAAGTGGTGCTACGATGGTTAATTCAAAAAGAAGTTGTGGTTATTCCGAAATCAGCAAATATGAAAAGGATAAATGAAAATTTCAATGTATTTGACTTTGAGTTGTCTTCCGATGATATGACAACTATCAAATCGCTAGATAAAGGTAGTGGACTAATTTATCATGTTTAA
- a CDS encoding aldo/keto reductase, producing the protein MKTRKLGNSGLEVSELGFGCMGLSHGYANQPDRNEAIRVLRDAVEQGITFFDTAEVYGPYTNEDIVGEALEPFKGKVVIATKFGFKNGSNAELDSRPETIRKVVDASLKRLRIDTIDLLYQHRVDPTVPIEDVAGTVKDLIASGKVKYFGLSEAGVVNIRKAHAEQPVTVLQSEYSLWWREPEEKVFPVLEELGIGFVPFSPLGRGFLTGKINADTLFEKEDGRSYFPRFQKENMEANQAFVNVLDRVAKEKGASTAQVALAWILAQKPWIVPIPGTTKSERVKENIGAAALELSPSELSTITQGADSIEAKGARYPENFDKVIDRKA; encoded by the coding sequence ATGAAAACACGAAAATTAGGAAACTCAGGATTAGAAGTGTCCGAACTTGGTTTCGGCTGCATGGGACTAAGCCACGGTTACGCTAACCAGCCGGACCGGAATGAAGCCATTCGCGTGTTACGCGACGCCGTGGAACAGGGTATCACCTTCTTTGATACTGCAGAGGTTTATGGCCCTTACACCAACGAGGACATCGTGGGAGAGGCGCTGGAGCCGTTCAAGGGCAAGGTTGTGATCGCCACCAAATTTGGATTCAAGAATGGATCGAACGCTGAACTCGACAGTCGCCCGGAGACAATCCGCAAAGTGGTGGACGCATCACTCAAGCGCCTGCGCATCGATACGATCGATCTCCTCTACCAGCACCGTGTGGATCCGACCGTTCCCATTGAGGATGTGGCTGGCACCGTGAAGGATCTCATTGCCTCAGGTAAGGTGAAGTACTTCGGGCTATCAGAGGCTGGGGTCGTAAACATCCGTAAAGCCCACGCCGAACAACCGGTGACGGTGCTGCAGAGCGAGTACTCCCTTTGGTGGCGCGAACCTGAAGAAAAGGTATTTCCCGTGCTTGAGGAGCTCGGGATCGGTTTTGTGCCGTTCAGCCCACTCGGCAGAGGCTTTCTGACCGGCAAAATAAATGCCGACACGCTCTTTGAGAAAGAGGATGGCCGGAGTTACTTCCCTCGTTTTCAGAAAGAAAACATGGAAGCTAATCAAGCCTTTGTGAATGTTCTCGACCGCGTTGCAAAGGAGAAGGGAGCCTCCACCGCGCAGGTGGCGCTCGCCTGGATCCTGGCACAAAAGCCATGGATCGTTCCGATCCCGGGTACCACGAAATCGGAACGTGTGAAGGAAAATATCGGCGCAGCGGCTCTGGAGCTTTCTCCCTCGGAGCTAAGCACGATCACCCAGGGCGCAGATAGCATCGAAGCCAAGGGCGCCCGGTATCCAGAAAATTTTGACAAGGTGATAGACCGGAAAGCTTAG
- a CDS encoding helix-turn-helix domain-containing protein produces MEEIIKIGSIAQYNTMRGLTTKHPLVAVIDLSKAQSMPARSFNFGLYAVALKELNCGQLRYGRRHYDYQEGSMVFVAPGQVVGVEPGIEPFAPKGWTLLFHPDLINGTPLGKHIQDYSFFSYDVNEALHLSDKERSIVIDCFSKIEYELDQNIDKHSKRLIASNIELLLNYCIRFYDRQFITRDNVNKGILERLEYLLKGYFSSDKPQSEGLPSVAYCAESLHLSPNYFGDLVKKETGRSALEYIQSKVIDVAKERVFDMNKSVSEIAYELGFKYPQHFTRLFKQKTGVTPNDYRMMN; encoded by the coding sequence ATGGAAGAGATTATAAAAATTGGCAGCATCGCTCAATACAATACCATGCGGGGCTTAACTACCAAACATCCTCTGGTTGCGGTGATTGACCTCTCGAAAGCACAATCGATGCCCGCCAGATCATTCAACTTTGGTTTGTATGCGGTGGCGTTGAAAGAACTGAACTGTGGCCAATTGCGCTATGGAAGAAGGCACTATGACTATCAGGAAGGAAGCATGGTATTTGTAGCGCCCGGACAGGTAGTAGGTGTGGAACCCGGCATTGAACCATTTGCCCCGAAAGGCTGGACATTGCTCTTTCATCCCGACCTGATAAACGGTACTCCGCTGGGCAAACACATTCAGGATTATTCTTTCTTTTCGTATGATGTAAATGAAGCGCTTCACCTATCGGATAAAGAGCGGAGTATTGTGATTGATTGCTTCTCAAAAATCGAGTATGAACTCGATCAAAATATAGACAAGCACAGCAAAAGACTGATTGCATCCAACATCGAGTTGTTGCTCAATTACTGCATCCGTTTTTACGACCGCCAGTTCATTACGCGCGACAATGTAAACAAAGGAATCCTGGAACGGTTAGAATACTTGTTGAAAGGCTATTTTTCATCCGATAAACCGCAGAGCGAAGGTTTGCCTTCTGTAGCTTATTGCGCCGAATCGCTACATTTATCACCCAACTATTTTGGTGACCTGGTGAAGAAAGAAACCGGCAGATCTGCTCTGGAATACATTCAGTCAAAGGTGATAGATGTGGCGAAAGAGAGAGTGTTTGACATGAATAAATCGGTGAGTGAAATTGCCTACGAATTGGGCTTTAAATACCCGCAGCATTTCACCCGTTTATTCAAACAAAAAACAGGCGTTACGCCTAATGATTACCGGATGATGAATTAA
- a CDS encoding IlvD/Edd family dehydratase, with amino-acid sequence MKLRSADWFGKQDKMGFVHRSWFRTQGYPDDYFMNRPVIGICNTWSELTPCNAHLREIAEVVKRGILEAGGIPFEFPVTSLGETVMRPTSMLFRNLTSMDVEETIRANPLDGVVLLTGCDKTTPSSIMGACSVDLPTIVVPGGAMLNGRFRGECIGSGTFNWMIKEKQGVEDYTAQDIKEVETGVARSQGHCMTMGTASTMACMSEALGLTLPGAAAIPAVDARKKLLAQLSGRRIVEMVKEDLKLSRILTRNAFENAIVINSAIGGSTNFIIHLLAIAGRIGVPLSLEDFDTIGSSIPLLVNLKPSGKFLMEDFYYAGGLPVVIREMESYLQTDVLTVNGKSLSANCLFSPCYNTDVIATLQKPLQPKAGMVVLKGNLCEQGAVIKPAAASAHLLKHRGRAIVFESIEDYLTRIDDPDLDIDEQCVMVLKGVGPVGYPGMPEVGNMDLPMKLLKKGIKDMVRISDGRMSGTAGGTVILHVSPESSIGGILALVKNDDMIELDVAARKLHLDISEEVLAARKASWQAPLPMATRGYVKFYIDHVQQAHLGADLDILRNGSGSKVIRDLH; translated from the coding sequence ATGAAGTTAAGAAGCGCAGACTGGTTCGGGAAACAGGATAAAATGGGATTTGTACACCGGTCATGGTTCCGTACACAGGGTTATCCCGATGACTATTTCATGAACAGACCTGTCATCGGCATCTGTAATACCTGGAGTGAGCTGACTCCCTGCAATGCACACCTACGTGAAATAGCTGAAGTGGTAAAGCGTGGAATACTGGAAGCCGGAGGCATACCATTTGAATTTCCTGTTACATCTCTCGGAGAAACGGTCATGCGCCCAACAAGCATGTTGTTTCGTAACCTGACCAGTATGGATGTAGAAGAAACCATCCGTGCCAATCCTCTTGATGGAGTGGTGTTGCTCACGGGTTGCGATAAAACCACTCCAAGTAGCATTATGGGGGCCTGCAGTGTAGACCTCCCGACGATCGTAGTACCCGGTGGAGCAATGCTCAACGGTCGTTTTCGTGGAGAATGCATTGGCAGTGGTACTTTTAACTGGATGATAAAGGAAAAACAAGGTGTGGAAGATTACACTGCACAGGACATTAAGGAAGTAGAGACGGGAGTAGCGCGTAGCCAGGGACATTGCATGACCATGGGTACTGCAAGTACGATGGCCTGTATGTCAGAAGCCCTCGGATTGACATTACCCGGTGCTGCTGCCATTCCAGCTGTAGATGCACGCAAGAAATTGCTGGCTCAGTTGAGTGGTCGTCGTATTGTAGAGATGGTAAAGGAAGATCTCAAACTCTCTCGCATACTTACCCGGAATGCTTTTGAAAATGCTATTGTCATCAATTCCGCGATTGGTGGTTCTACCAATTTCATCATTCATTTACTGGCCATTGCAGGTCGTATTGGGGTTCCGCTTTCACTGGAAGATTTCGACACCATAGGCAGCAGCATTCCCTTGTTAGTAAACCTGAAACCATCCGGTAAATTTTTGATGGAAGATTTTTACTATGCAGGCGGACTACCTGTCGTTATCCGCGAAATGGAATCTTATCTGCAAACGGATGTCTTAACTGTCAATGGAAAAAGTCTCAGCGCCAATTGCCTTTTTTCCCCCTGCTATAATACAGATGTAATCGCAACGCTGCAGAAACCCCTTCAGCCGAAAGCCGGTATGGTAGTGTTAAAAGGCAATTTATGCGAGCAGGGAGCTGTTATTAAACCTGCTGCAGCTTCTGCTCATTTATTAAAGCATCGCGGCCGTGCAATCGTATTTGAAAGTATAGAAGATTATCTTACCAGAATTGATGATCCGGATCTGGATATTGATGAACAATGTGTGATGGTTTTGAAAGGAGTTGGCCCGGTAGGTTACCCCGGTATGCCTGAAGTTGGAAACATGGATCTGCCAATGAAATTATTGAAAAAAGGTATCAAAGATATGGTGCGCATTTCTGATGGTCGCATGAGTGGTACAGCAGGTGGTACCGTGATTTTACATGTATCGCCTGAATCATCAATAGGAGGTATATTGGCATTGGTAAAGAATGACGATATGATCGAGCTGGATGTGGCTGCAAGAAAGCTGCATCTTGATATTAGTGAAGAAGTGCTGGCTGCACGTAAAGCAAGCTGGCAGGCACCACTTCCTATGGCCACCCGTGGGTATGTAAAATTTTATATTGACCACGTACAACAGGCACACCTCGGTGCAGACCTTGATATATTACGAAATGGTTCAGGATCTAAAGTGATCAGAGACCTGCATTAA
- a CDS encoding SusD/RagB family nutrient-binding outer membrane lipoprotein, protein MKKIIFAIFFFASCEKGLSDLNINGTNSTSLDPALLLNQAIINTSFPVKSLVFDIGVVQQMISPNGGVLAGANFNQDSRDITTQPLWTAYYQSVIKNTYDALTRSKDLPNRSNMYNMARIYQTYVFMILTDEYGDIPYTDGGAGLVKGALFPKYDRQQDIYPLLIQELTEAAAALNTTAVIETGDILYAGNVDKWKKFANSLLLRAGMRLSKVDPTQAQSIVQAAVAGGVITANADNAYIRHDANYTQPIGNTLNGGEAANFYLAKPFADQLKNTADPRLTAIAIRYVGATSGAGQTVAVGTTDPTKQIGMPIGNDNGTIVAAAAADGLASFYDYSQVDRRRMLKISSPVFLVTAAQTNLLLAEARFQGWINTGSAAQYFADGISAHMDQMVVYDMNSAVSTAARDTYIAANPLTAGNELEQINTQYWIASFLNGPEAFANFRRSGFPTLTPNPYGQPNNPDVPNGTFIRRLTYPTSELSVNSENVNEAISRQGPDKLSTRIWWDKQ, encoded by the coding sequence ATGAAAAAAATCATCTTTGCAATATTTTTCTTCGCTTCCTGTGAAAAGGGATTGAGCGATCTGAATATAAATGGAACAAATTCCACTTCACTCGACCCTGCCCTGTTACTGAACCAGGCCATTATCAATACCTCTTTCCCGGTGAAATCCCTGGTGTTCGATATTGGAGTTGTACAGCAAATGATATCACCTAATGGTGGTGTGCTGGCGGGTGCCAATTTTAACCAGGATAGTCGCGATATAACCACACAACCGCTGTGGACTGCTTACTATCAAAGCGTGATCAAAAATACCTATGATGCCCTTACCCGATCTAAAGATCTGCCGAATAGGAGCAATATGTACAACATGGCGCGCATTTACCAGACTTACGTGTTTATGATCCTGACAGATGAATATGGAGACATCCCTTATACCGATGGTGGTGCAGGGTTAGTTAAAGGCGCTCTGTTTCCCAAATATGACCGACAGCAGGATATTTACCCATTACTCATTCAGGAGCTGACAGAAGCCGCAGCAGCACTTAACACAACGGCTGTTATTGAAACCGGCGACATATTGTATGCCGGCAATGTGGATAAATGGAAAAAATTTGCCAATTCCCTGTTGCTGAGAGCTGGTATGCGATTGAGTAAGGTAGATCCCACCCAGGCACAAAGTATTGTGCAGGCAGCTGTAGCTGGCGGGGTAATTACTGCTAATGCCGACAATGCATATATACGACATGATGCCAATTACACTCAACCCATTGGCAATACACTGAATGGAGGTGAGGCGGCCAATTTTTACCTTGCCAAACCATTTGCAGATCAGCTGAAGAACACGGCCGACCCACGACTAACGGCCATAGCTATCAGGTATGTTGGTGCTACCAGCGGCGCCGGACAAACGGTAGCAGTAGGCACTACGGACCCCACCAAACAAATTGGTATGCCTATTGGCAATGACAACGGTACCATTGTTGCCGCCGCCGCAGCTGATGGTCTGGCCAGCTTTTATGATTATAGTCAGGTTGACCGTCGCAGAATGCTCAAAATTTCTTCTCCTGTGTTCCTGGTGACTGCCGCACAAACCAACCTCTTACTGGCAGAAGCCCGTTTCCAGGGCTGGATCAACACCGGCAGCGCTGCTCAATATTTTGCTGACGGTATTAGTGCCCATATGGACCAAATGGTAGTCTATGATATGAATTCTGCTGTTAGTACAGCAGCCCGTGATACTTACATAGCCGCCAATCCGCTTACAGCCGGCAATGAACTGGAGCAGATCAACACCCAATACTGGATTGCCTCCTTTCTGAATGGTCCGGAAGCCTTTGCTAATTTCAGGAGAAGTGGTTTCCCTACGCTCACTCCTAACCCATACGGGCAACCTAATAATCCGGATGTGCCCAATGGCACTTTTATCAGGCGACTTACCTATCCTACTTCCGAATTGAGTGTGAATAGCGAAAATGTGAACGAGGCCATTTCCAGACAGGGACCTGATAAATTGAGTACAAGGATCTGGTGGGATAAACAATAA
- a CDS encoding SusC/RagA family TonB-linked outer membrane protein, whose protein sequence is MKKYFYCRASRFARCWLFVIFNLICSVTYAQNITGIVSDDKGTKMPGVSVTVKGSSLGTTSDNTGRYSIHASPNATLVFSFVGFKTTEVKIADRTAIDVSMIIDNQNLGEVVVTALGIKKQARSLGYAATSVKPEEISVNRSSNVMNALQGKVAGVNISSLGTGPGGTSKIRIRGQSSISGQNNPLIVINGVPVDNTNFNDNTIGVKGGGVFADGGDGLSSINPDDIENMTILKGAPASALYGSRAKDGVIMITTKTKGKTKGIGVTYNLNYTNDTPLDYTDYQHEYGQGENGVRPTAPNPTSGQWSFGEKFEPGMTQILFNNLTVPYTPQGSRIKEFYRHGQNIANTIAFESSSDKGGFRMSLNNTSNQGIMPNNTFNRKSMNLGFSYNLSEQFLISGNVNYSREINTNPPNIANQDNSIPTTLMAMSTSMPLHVLDENKYNAAGDEYNWSRFTNRTNPYWVLAEQFHNIKRDRIFGNVTLKYNLRPWLSVQGRFGQDYWSRDEDVNNFPTGQASRAAAPPGFVNGLYTQESRRFRETNLDYLVNANKKFGVVEVNLNAGGNRMRKRTDANNVVVTDFITRGIYTVQNGRSKDPVYTLIEQGVNSLYSSAELNFNQTYYLTGTLRNDWFSTLSPENRSIMYPSVSGSYIFSEHLTHVKWLNFGKLRLGYAEVGSDGDVAPYSNQLFYTPNANFINNPNGQPVPVGTSAISNNVTGTTLPNANLKPSRIAEVEAGLEMRLFNNRVNIDLAVYRKITSDQIVLVQISDASGYLNTPINSGKSRNHGFEAMLNLVPVKSADWSWEFTANTSYNITKVLSIITNKPGERITTGTHVFNGETRHVVGQEIGQIAGYGYAYNEKGQQIFQSNGLPQRSSDFMLYGSALPKWVGGFLNTVNYKGFRLSVFIDYKLGNKMLSGTNFNAVRHGLHKMTLEGREGGVKGVGVDAGGNPNNAVAAVQTYWEHLRSQQIIAPVVYNGGYWKLRQVSLGYDLTKHIPVRWPIKGVKLDLVANNVLLLKKWVDNIDPETFGFGSDNQIGLESPGLPTSRSLGLNLNIKL, encoded by the coding sequence ATGAAAAAATATTTCTACTGTAGAGCATCCCGCTTTGCGAGGTGCTGGCTGTTTGTCATTTTCAATTTAATCTGCTCTGTTACGTATGCACAAAATATTACAGGCATTGTATCGGATGATAAGGGAACAAAAATGCCCGGGGTTTCAGTGACAGTAAAAGGCAGCTCGCTGGGAACCACTTCTGATAACACCGGCAGATACAGCATTCATGCTTCTCCTAATGCTACGCTCGTGTTCAGTTTTGTAGGATTTAAAACAACAGAAGTGAAAATTGCGGACCGCACGGCGATAGATGTATCCATGATTATTGATAACCAGAACCTGGGTGAGGTGGTCGTAACCGCCCTGGGTATTAAAAAACAGGCACGTAGTCTCGGATATGCTGCAACCAGCGTTAAACCCGAAGAAATAAGTGTAAACCGCAGCAGTAATGTCATGAATGCATTGCAGGGTAAGGTGGCCGGAGTAAATATCTCCTCTCTGGGCACAGGCCCTGGCGGTACTTCAAAGATCCGCATCCGCGGCCAGTCATCAATTTCAGGGCAGAATAATCCGCTGATCGTTATAAACGGTGTTCCGGTTGACAATACCAATTTTAACGACAATACCATTGGTGTAAAAGGTGGTGGTGTGTTTGCAGATGGTGGAGATGGATTGTCAAGCATTAATCCTGACGACATTGAAAACATGACCATCTTAAAAGGGGCTCCGGCATCTGCCCTTTATGGGTCACGTGCCAAAGATGGGGTGATCATGATCACGACAAAAACGAAAGGGAAAACCAAAGGAATCGGTGTTACTTATAACCTGAATTATACTAACGATACACCTCTTGATTACACTGATTACCAGCATGAATACGGTCAGGGTGAAAACGGTGTTCGTCCTACAGCACCCAACCCTACTTCAGGCCAATGGTCGTTTGGTGAAAAATTTGAGCCAGGTATGACGCAAATCCTTTTTAATAATTTAACTGTCCCCTATACACCACAGGGCAGCCGCATAAAAGAATTTTATCGCCATGGGCAAAATATTGCCAATACGATTGCCTTTGAAAGCAGCAGCGATAAAGGTGGTTTCCGGATGTCATTAAACAATACCAGTAATCAGGGCATTATGCCCAATAATACGTTTAACCGCAAATCCATGAACCTCGGTTTTAGTTACAATCTGTCTGAACAATTTCTGATATCAGGTAACGTAAATTATTCACGGGAAATCAATACAAACCCTCCAAATATTGCTAACCAGGATAATTCCATTCCCACTACGCTGATGGCGATGTCTACGTCTATGCCATTGCATGTGCTGGATGAAAACAAATACAATGCAGCAGGTGATGAATACAATTGGTCAAGGTTCACCAACCGCACCAATCCGTATTGGGTATTGGCAGAACAATTCCACAATATAAAACGGGATCGTATTTTCGGTAATGTAACCCTGAAGTACAACTTACGCCCGTGGCTGAGTGTGCAGGGGCGGTTTGGGCAGGACTACTGGTCCAGGGATGAAGACGTAAACAACTTCCCTACCGGTCAGGCTTCCAGGGCGGCCGCACCACCGGGTTTTGTGAATGGCTTATATACGCAGGAGTCCCGCCGTTTCCGGGAAACCAACCTTGACTACCTGGTAAATGCAAATAAAAAATTCGGTGTGGTGGAAGTGAACCTGAATGCCGGTGGTAACCGCATGCGCAAACGGACTGACGCCAACAATGTAGTTGTAACCGATTTTATTACCCGGGGAATATATACCGTACAAAACGGACGATCCAAAGACCCGGTGTATACATTGATAGAACAGGGTGTGAACTCTCTGTATAGTTCTGCTGAATTGAACTTTAATCAAACTTACTACCTGACCGGTACCCTTCGCAACGACTGGTTTTCTACGCTTTCACCGGAGAACAGAAGTATTATGTATCCATCTGTTTCCGGTAGTTATATTTTTTCTGAACACCTGACTCATGTTAAATGGTTGAATTTTGGTAAACTCCGGCTAGGCTATGCCGAAGTGGGCAGCGATGGCGATGTAGCTCCGTATTCCAACCAATTGTTTTATACTCCTAATGCCAATTTCATTAACAACCCTAATGGACAGCCAGTACCTGTTGGGACCAGTGCTATCAGTAATAATGTGACCGGCACTACCTTACCTAATGCTAATCTGAAACCTAGCCGTATAGCAGAAGTAGAAGCCGGTTTGGAAATGCGGCTCTTCAACAACCGTGTAAATATTGATCTGGCAGTTTACCGCAAGATTACCAGCGACCAGATTGTACTTGTGCAGATCTCCGATGCATCTGGTTATCTGAACACGCCAATCAACAGTGGTAAAAGCCGTAACCATGGCTTTGAAGCTATGCTGAACCTGGTACCAGTTAAAAGCGCTGACTGGAGCTGGGAATTTACCGCCAATACCTCTTACAATATTACCAAAGTACTCAGCATTATTACTAACAAACCAGGCGAACGCATCACCACCGGTACACATGTATTTAATGGAGAAACCAGGCATGTAGTAGGGCAGGAAATAGGGCAGATTGCCGGCTATGGGTATGCGTATAATGAAAAAGGCCAGCAAATATTTCAATCAAACGGTTTGCCACAGCGTAGCTCCGACTTTATGTTATATGGCAGCGCTCTGCCAAAATGGGTAGGTGGTTTTTTGAATACTGTCAATTACAAAGGATTTAGACTAAGCGTGTTCATAGACTACAAACTTGGTAATAAAATGCTGTCGGGTACCAACTTCAATGCTGTGCGGCATGGACTGCACAAAATGACGCTGGAAGGACGTGAGGGCGGCGTAAAAGGTGTGGGTGTAGATGCTGGTGGCAATCCCAATAATGCCGTGGCAGCTGTGCAAACCTATTGGGAACACCTTCGTTCACAACAGATCATCGCTCCTGTTGTATACAACGGTGGTTACTGGAAATTGCGGCAGGTGTCCCTGGGTTATGATCTTACCAAACATATTCCGGTCAGATGGCCCATTAAAGGTGTAAAACTTGACCTTGTAGCCAACAATGTATTGCTATTAAAGAAGTGGGTTGATAATATTGATCCGGAAACATTTGGCTTTGGCTCTGACAACCAGATAGGGCTTGAATCTCCCGGATTACCTACCTCCCGTAGCCTTGGATTGAATCTGAATATTAAACTCTAG